One genomic window of Leptospira paudalimensis includes the following:
- a CDS encoding efflux RND transporter permease subunit: MIQFFETHNRLCWVSMILMFIGIYFQMNRFRFQLLPNLTPLQYQITTSFANHSAEEVDQTLSLPMSKRISSLKAVKQIRTHSEHGLSKIKILLQSEVSVWEFKEELFQLLFEIKDELPLGVGTPKVQMGSENQNPFFEFTISKRTNLPKENFSFLINQLKYKLERISGVIEVKKIGDSESFGLIHLRDTLLNLHPVKIKDIELQIISAMQAGSLGKLFDVGRETEIKYGPEISSLEEIRKFPIHLGDSKYITLEEIAETSILQSSVNQIVQNGGNDSVYFAIYADRAQDPLKLSSQIQRILKEYKQSIQPIVYSDTSTELTKQLVQFFFFLLASLLCALIFSYSLYKEWFPVLCLLFSVIFSLVCFFHLMNLFAISVNLLSISGISVGIGMLFDSNNLIYYSIQSECKKGGVNVRTVTDGVRNVLISLFCSGLTTMVVIFPLLLYAHEWRDFFYDIGLSIVLLIFSSLVTSVTVVPLLFLTFNPTLRKKTDQKEKVLFHLSLDSNMIFHWKHCIVILCLTFLFLTFVLYPHQDQFHIFPKPKPIGKLIHVEPKYKIQFLEETFLMNEILNRSNGNQLSQNIVILPQNIHSDQMDPNINAVPFVIKYFDFDGSEQWLSETLQLINLNRWQVAVSELHSELSHSLPFLPVDKIVFLHENWEELNRFANQVLHLKTEEKLGGNFYFIPSPIKMKVWKSKIVPNSEVQPDIDDLEINLLYRNSPKFLGNLGKVYPLPMYLSIGKGGEESKNTPSSSLPVFKSAGKDPIFPESLFQMTEQNSYSVYQRESGKFYLEWGGEIGIETSILTNKIEGLQYYINSSKKETFDFYMTLFVLLICSYTLIYLALVGIYESFYRPFLYLSISFCYFLSVTVLLIITIPEIHFGHYMGLVILIGLSIDSISLYGERWELTREIPNISLRIKTVFDWLQKPILLNFGSTFFGLLPVVFIVFPGSEFVRAIAVTMCIGILVSYVFVFYLYPKIFKNFYDFPA, encoded by the coding sequence ATGATCCAATTTTTTGAAACACACAATCGATTGTGTTGGGTCTCTATGATTTTGATGTTCATTGGTATTTATTTTCAAATGAATCGTTTTCGGTTCCAATTATTACCAAACCTGACTCCCTTACAATATCAGATTACGACATCATTCGCCAATCATTCAGCTGAAGAAGTTGATCAGACATTAAGTTTGCCAATGTCAAAACGCATTTCATCACTGAAAGCAGTCAAACAAATTCGAACACATTCAGAACATGGACTATCAAAGATTAAAATTTTATTACAATCGGAAGTATCTGTCTGGGAATTTAAGGAAGAGTTATTTCAGTTATTATTTGAAATAAAAGATGAACTACCACTTGGAGTTGGAACTCCCAAAGTACAAATGGGAAGTGAAAACCAAAATCCATTTTTTGAATTTACGATCTCCAAACGAACCAATTTACCAAAGGAAAATTTCTCATTTTTGATCAATCAATTGAAATACAAACTAGAGAGAATTTCTGGAGTGATCGAAGTGAAAAAAATTGGTGATTCTGAATCCTTTGGTTTAATTCACTTACGAGATACATTGTTAAACTTACATCCAGTCAAAATCAAGGACATTGAGTTACAAATTATTTCTGCCATGCAAGCTGGATCACTTGGAAAACTATTTGATGTAGGCAGGGAAACGGAAATTAAGTATGGACCTGAGATATCCTCATTGGAAGAGATTCGAAAATTTCCAATCCATTTAGGAGATTCCAAATACATTACTTTAGAAGAGATTGCAGAAACATCGATTCTTCAATCCTCAGTGAATCAAATTGTTCAAAATGGTGGGAATGATTCTGTCTATTTTGCTATTTATGCCGATAGAGCCCAAGATCCATTAAAACTCTCATCTCAAATCCAACGGATTTTAAAAGAATACAAACAATCGATTCAACCTATTGTATACTCAGACACTTCAACAGAATTAACAAAACAATTGGTACAATTTTTTTTCTTTCTCTTAGCAAGTTTATTATGTGCTCTCATATTCTCCTATTCATTGTATAAAGAATGGTTCCCCGTTTTGTGTTTGTTATTTTCCGTCATCTTTTCTCTGGTTTGTTTTTTCCATCTTATGAATCTATTCGCTATTTCGGTCAATTTATTGAGTATCAGTGGCATATCCGTTGGAATCGGTATGTTATTCGATTCGAATAATTTGATATATTACTCAATTCAATCAGAATGTAAGAAGGGAGGGGTGAATGTAAGAACTGTCACGGATGGTGTAAGAAATGTTTTGATTTCCCTGTTTTGTTCAGGATTAACAACAATGGTTGTGATTTTCCCTTTATTATTGTATGCACATGAGTGGAGGGATTTTTTTTATGATATTGGCCTAAGCATTGTCTTGTTAATCTTTTCTAGTTTAGTGACTTCTGTCACGGTAGTTCCTTTATTATTTCTTACTTTTAATCCAACACTTCGTAAAAAAACAGATCAGAAAGAGAAGGTTCTGTTCCATTTGTCATTGGATTCAAATATGATTTTCCATTGGAAACATTGTATTGTGATACTTTGTTTAACGTTTTTATTTTTAACATTTGTTTTGTATCCGCATCAAGACCAATTCCATATTTTTCCTAAACCAAAGCCGATTGGAAAGTTGATTCATGTAGAACCAAAATATAAAATTCAGTTTTTGGAAGAAACATTCCTCATGAATGAAATTCTGAATCGATCCAATGGAAACCAATTGTCACAAAATATTGTGATCTTGCCTCAAAATATACATTCGGATCAAATGGATCCGAATATAAATGCTGTTCCTTTTGTTATCAAATACTTTGACTTTGATGGATCTGAACAATGGCTCTCTGAAACGCTTCAATTGATCAACTTGAATCGCTGGCAAGTGGCAGTTTCCGAACTTCATTCTGAATTATCTCATTCTTTACCTTTCCTTCCTGTAGATAAGATTGTTTTCCTACATGAAAATTGGGAGGAATTGAATCGTTTTGCAAATCAGGTTCTTCATTTGAAGACTGAAGAGAAGTTAGGTGGAAATTTTTACTTTATCCCTTCACCCATCAAAATGAAAGTTTGGAAATCCAAAATTGTACCCAATTCTGAAGTTCAACCGGATATAGATGATCTAGAAATAAATCTTCTATACCGAAATTCTCCAAAATTCTTGGGTAATTTGGGTAAAGTTTACCCACTTCCAATGTATTTATCAATAGGTAAGGGAGGTGAGGAATCAAAAAATACTCCATCTTCTTCTTTACCAGTTTTTAAATCAGCAGGCAAAGATCCAATTTTCCCTGAATCATTATTCCAAATGACAGAGCAAAACTCGTATTCTGTCTACCAAAGGGAATCAGGAAAATTTTATTTAGAGTGGGGTGGCGAAATTGGAATCGAAACTAGTATCCTTACAAATAAAATAGAAGGACTACAATACTATATCAATTCTTCCAAAAAAGAAACATTTGATTTTTATATGACATTATTTGTTTTATTAATTTGTTCTTATACTTTAATCTATTTGGCGTTAGTTGGAATTTACGAATCATTTTATCGACCATTTTTGTATCTTTCAATTAGTTTCTGTTACTTTCTGTCGGTGACAGTGTTATTGATTATTACTATTCCAGAGATTCATTTTGGACATTATATGGGACTTGTTATTTTGATAGGTTTATCCATTGATAGTATTTCTCTTTATGGTGAAAGATGGGAACTAACACGAGAGATCCCCAACATTTCTCTTAGAATCAAAACCGTGTTTGATTGGTTACAAAAACCAATTTTACTCAATTTTGGAAGTACGTTCTTTGGATTGTTGCCAGTTGTTTTCATTGTATTCCCTGGCTCCGAATTTGTCCGAGCAATAGCAGTGACAATGTGTATCGGAATTCTCGTTTCTTACGTGTTTGTTTTTTACCTTTATCCAAAAATTTTCAAAAACTTTTATGATTTCCCAGCATGA